Proteins encoded by one window of Oreochromis niloticus isolate F11D_XX linkage group LG17, O_niloticus_UMD_NMBU, whole genome shotgun sequence:
- the insl5a gene encoding insulin-like peptide INSL5, with protein MRALVVLPLLLCAVVCVDQVRAHVTAMKLCGKQLINAISYTCGASRWRRFFSEPDVDGEQSSLEKFSSLSSEMTKRDNNIFLANMCCQVGCGKTDLAHFC; from the exons ATGCGCGCTCTGGTGGTTTTGCCTCTGCTTTTGTGCGCAGTGGTGTGTGTGGATCAGGTGAGAGCGCATGTGACGGCAATGAAGCTGTGCGGTAAGCAGTTAATCAATGCCATCTCCTACACCTGTGGAGCGTCCCGCTGGAGGAGGTTCTTCAGCGAGCCAGACGTGGATG GGGAGCAGAGCAGCTTGGAGAAGTTCAGCAGTCTGAGCTCAGAGATGACCAAACGGGATAATAACATCTTCCTGGCCAACATGTGCTGTCAGGTGGGCTGCGGGAAGACCGACCTCGCCCACTTCTGCTGA
- the ttc4 gene encoding tetratricopeptide repeat protein 4 isoform X1, with product MASTVHSDSDDGMDAFMDKFKTQRYKNAFSENDWEEEFNKIPMFMKNAPEEIDPQKYPELACLQSIIHDEDRPPEEQAKSLKDEGNAYFKEKNYQKAVVAYTAGLKKKCADQDLNAVLLTNRAASHFYLGNMRSALNDAAAAKKLKPDHLKALIRGAQCCIELRHFSEAIQWCDEGLKVHPTDKKLRELRAVADKHKRAAERDARKAKAKEKKLHGEKEALLNAIKDRGIKLVQPVRAHRSGSDSEDEDERSPAAIAELSLDGLSSQEVTGAQVFVDEQGSLQWPVLFLYPEHQQSDFISAFCENSCFTDHLAVMFEELPPWDADRKYLPQNLQVYFEDEEKETLYRVDPEMSLLKILQHKRYFVKAGTPSFIVLVKGSSYWKQFLSGRKIHGL from the exons ATGGCGTCCACAGTACACAGTGACAGCGACGATGGCATGGACGCGTTCATGGACAAATTCAAGACCCAGCGGTATAAAAATGCCTTCAGTGAAAACGACTGGGAGGAG GAGTTTAATAAAATACCCATGTTCATGAAAAATGCCCCTGAAGAGATCGACCCACAGAAATACCCAGAACTAGCCTGCCTCCAGTCCATTATCCACGACGAAGACCGGCCTCCTGAAG AGCAAGCAAAAAGCCTGAAAGATGAAGGCAATGCGTATTTCAAAGAGAAGAACTACCAAAAAGCGGTGGTGGCCTACACAGCGGGTTTGAAGAAGAAATGTGCAGACCAGGACCTCAATGCTGTCCTCCTCACCAACCGTGCAGCATCACACTTTTAccttg GAAACATGCGCTCTGCTTTGAATGATGCTGCAGCTGCAAAGAAGCTCAAGCCAGACCACCTGAAAGCCTTGATCAGAG GCGCTCAGTGTTGTATAGAGCTGCGCCACTTTTCAGAGGCCATCCAGTGGTGTGACGAGGGGCTCAAGGTTCATCCTACTGACAAAAAGCTGCGGGAGCTGAGAGCAGTGGCAGATAAGCACAAA agagcagcagagagagatgcCAGGAAGGCCAAGGCTAAAGAAAAGAAGTTGCATGGTGAGAAAGAAGCTCTTCTAAATGCCATAAAG GATCGAGGCATCAAACTCGTGCAGCCTGTGAGGGCTCATCGGAGCGGTTCCGACAGTGAAGATGAGGATGAACGCTCTCCTGCGGCGATAGCGGAGCTCAGCCTGGATGGCCTCAGCTCTCAGGAGGTCACCGGGGCTCAGGTCTTCGTAGATGAGCAGGGCTCTCTGCAGTGGCCCGTTCTCTTTCTCTACCCCGAACATCAGCAGAGTGACTTCATCTCGGCTTTCTGTGAAAACAGCTG CTTCACAGACCACCTGGCAGTCATGTTTGAAGAACTTCCACCTTGGGATGCGGACAGAAAATACCTCCCACAAAATCTGCAG GTTTACTTTGAGGACGAAGAGAAGGAGACGCTTTACCGAGTCGACCCAGAGATGTCACTTTTGAAAATACTGCAACACAAAAG GTATTTTGTGAAGGCAGGCACGCCCAGCTTCATCGTTTTAGTAAAAGGCTCTTCATATTGGAAGCAGTTTTTATCAGGAAGGAAAATACACGGACTGTAA
- the ttc4 gene encoding tetratricopeptide repeat protein 4 isoform X2, with amino-acid sequence MFMKNAPEEIDPQKYPELACLQSIIHDEDRPPEEQAKSLKDEGNAYFKEKNYQKAVVAYTAGLKKKCADQDLNAVLLTNRAASHFYLGNMRSALNDAAAAKKLKPDHLKALIRGAQCCIELRHFSEAIQWCDEGLKVHPTDKKLRELRAVADKHKRAAERDARKAKAKEKKLHGEKEALLNAIKDRGIKLVQPVRAHRSGSDSEDEDERSPAAIAELSLDGLSSQEVTGAQVFVDEQGSLQWPVLFLYPEHQQSDFISAFCENSCFTDHLAVMFEELPPWDADRKYLPQNLQVYFEDEEKETLYRVDPEMSLLKILQHKRYFVKAGTPSFIVLVKGSSYWKQFLSGRKIHGL; translated from the exons ATGTTCATGAAAAATGCCCCTGAAGAGATCGACCCACAGAAATACCCAGAACTAGCCTGCCTCCAGTCCATTATCCACGACGAAGACCGGCCTCCTGAAG AGCAAGCAAAAAGCCTGAAAGATGAAGGCAATGCGTATTTCAAAGAGAAGAACTACCAAAAAGCGGTGGTGGCCTACACAGCGGGTTTGAAGAAGAAATGTGCAGACCAGGACCTCAATGCTGTCCTCCTCACCAACCGTGCAGCATCACACTTTTAccttg GAAACATGCGCTCTGCTTTGAATGATGCTGCAGCTGCAAAGAAGCTCAAGCCAGACCACCTGAAAGCCTTGATCAGAG GCGCTCAGTGTTGTATAGAGCTGCGCCACTTTTCAGAGGCCATCCAGTGGTGTGACGAGGGGCTCAAGGTTCATCCTACTGACAAAAAGCTGCGGGAGCTGAGAGCAGTGGCAGATAAGCACAAA agagcagcagagagagatgcCAGGAAGGCCAAGGCTAAAGAAAAGAAGTTGCATGGTGAGAAAGAAGCTCTTCTAAATGCCATAAAG GATCGAGGCATCAAACTCGTGCAGCCTGTGAGGGCTCATCGGAGCGGTTCCGACAGTGAAGATGAGGATGAACGCTCTCCTGCGGCGATAGCGGAGCTCAGCCTGGATGGCCTCAGCTCTCAGGAGGTCACCGGGGCTCAGGTCTTCGTAGATGAGCAGGGCTCTCTGCAGTGGCCCGTTCTCTTTCTCTACCCCGAACATCAGCAGAGTGACTTCATCTCGGCTTTCTGTGAAAACAGCTG CTTCACAGACCACCTGGCAGTCATGTTTGAAGAACTTCCACCTTGGGATGCGGACAGAAAATACCTCCCACAAAATCTGCAG GTTTACTTTGAGGACGAAGAGAAGGAGACGCTTTACCGAGTCGACCCAGAGATGTCACTTTTGAAAATACTGCAACACAAAAG GTATTTTGTGAAGGCAGGCACGCCCAGCTTCATCGTTTTAGTAAAAGGCTCTTCATATTGGAAGCAGTTTTTATCAGGAAGGAAAATACACGGACTGTAA
- the pars2 gene encoding putative proline--tRNA ligase, mitochondrial yields MEPVMLQLWQRAFRRLHRTLILPKRFDSGCAEQAAVPASAPSCGRKPVLLVSRLYQPSNLRDVAQDSRLPGEMSCKSQRLMQQAGLIHPSSPGCYYYLPATIRSMEKLVRVIDQEMQGIGGQKLDMPSLCSADLWKTSERWDLMGKELFRLKDRHGADYCLGPTHEEAVTTLVAHQATLSYRQLPLLLYQITRKFRDEPKPKFGLLRGREFYMKDMYSFDVSEEAAHQTYESVCQAYTRLFTRLGLRCVQVQADTGNIGGKLSHEFQLPADIGEDRLLVCGSCSFSANVETMSSDQSNCPQCETGKLVESKGIEVGHTFYLGKKYSHIFKATFSNAQNKPAVAEMGCYGLGVTRILAAAVEVMSTEEGIRWPGLIAPYQVCVLPPKKGSKVDEATLLAEELVQALGETLPQLRGEVVLDDRTQMTIGKRLKDASKLGYPYVIVVGQGALEETPRFEVICQQTGETVFLSRDGLLDLLGRVETV; encoded by the exons ATGGAGCCTGTAATGCTTCAGCTTTGGCAGAGAGCCTTTCGCCGCCTCCACAGGACCCTGATCCTTCCGAAGAGGTTCGACTCAGGCTGTGCTGAGCAGGCAGCCGTCCCTGCTTCCGCGCCCTCCTGTGGTAGAAAGCCCGTACTTCTGGTGTCTCGTCTCTACCAGCCTTCGAACTTACGTGATGTGGCGCAGGACAGCCGGTTGCCAGGGGAGATGAGCTGCAAGAGCCAGAGGCTCATGCAGCAGGCTGGGCTTATTCATCCATCCAGCCCAGGGTGCTACTACTACCTTCCTGCCACCATCCGCTCCATGGAGAAGCTG GTGAGAGTGATTGACCAGGAGATGCAGGGGATTGGAGGGCAGAAGCTGGACATGCCCAGTTTGTGCTCGGCCGACCTCTGGAAAACCAGTGAGCGCTGGGATTTGATGGGAAAGGAGCTGTTCCGCCTGAAAGACCGGCACGGCGCTGACTACTGCCTGGGTCCCACTCACGAGGAAGCAGTGACGACTCTCGTTGCTCACCAGGCGACTCTCTCCTACAGACAGCTCCCACTGCTTCTTTACCAA atCACCCGCAAATTCAGAGACGAGCCAAAGCCGAAGTTTGGTCTTCTCCGAGGGAGGGAGTTTTACATGAAGGACATGTACTCCTTTGACGTGAGCGAAGAAGCCGCTCATCAGACGTACGAGTCTGTTTGCCAAGCGTATACTCGGCTCTTCACCAGGTTGGGTCTGCGTTGCGTTCAGGTGCAGGCGGACACGGGAAACATCGGCGGTAAACTGTCCCATGAGTTCCAGCTGCCGGCGGACATCGGCGAGGATCGGCTTCTGGTCTGTGGGAGCTGCTCCTTCTCCGCCAATGTGGAGACCATGTCATCAGACCAGTCCAACTGTCCACAGTGTGAAACTGGGAAACTGGTAGAGTCAAAGGGTATAGAAGTAGGCCACACGTTTTACCTGGGTAAGAAGTACTCTCACATATTCAAAGCCACCTTCAGCAATGCCCAGAACAAGCCGGCTGTCGCCGAGATGGGCTGCTACGGCCTCGGGGTTACGCGAATTCTGGCGGCAGCCGTCGAGGTGATGTCAACGGAAGAGGGGATCCGCTGGCCGGGTCTTATCGCACCTTATCAGGTTTGCGTTTTACCCCCTAAGAAGGGCAGTAAGGTGGATGAGGCAACACTCCTGGCTGAGGAACTGGTCCAAGCTTTGGGAGAAACTCTGCCACAGCTGAGAGGTGAAGTTGTTTTGGATGACCGCACACAGATGACAATCGGAAAGAGGCTGAAGGACGCCAGCAAACTGGGTTATCCATATGTTATTGTAGTAGGACAGGGAGCTCTGGAGGAAACACCCAGGTTTGAGGTGATCTGTCAGCAGACAGGTGAGACAGTGTTCCTCAGTAGAGATGGACTGTTAGATCTACTGGGAAGAGTGGAAACTGTATGA